A window of Equus caballus isolate H_3958 breed thoroughbred chromosome 10, TB-T2T, whole genome shotgun sequence contains these coding sequences:
- the LOC100071039 gene encoding peptidoglycan recognition protein 1-like, producing MSSPCALLAWTFLTLLGLGVAQEDLTPCSPIVPRREWRALPSTCKQRLDLPVRCVVVSHTAGSPCDTPASCMRQVQNVQHYHVRTRGWCDVTYNFLIGEDGLVYEGRGWDIQGAHAGGGWNSKSIGISFMGNYMDRAPPQRALRAAQSLLACGVARGALSPNYEVKGHRDVQQTLSPGDQLYEIIQTWPHYRY from the exons ATGTCCAGCCCCTGTGCCCTGCTCGCCTGGACCTTTCTCACGCTCCTCGGACTCGGAGTGGCTCAAGAAGACTTGACCCCATGCAGCCCCATCGTGCCCCGGAGAGAGTGGAGGGCCCTGCCGTCCACGTGCAAACAGCGCCTGGACCTGCCCGTGCGCTGTGTGGTGGTGTCACACACGGCGGGCAGCCCCTGCGACACACCAGCCTCCTGCATGAGGCAGGTCCAGAACGTGCAGCATTACCACGTGCGGACGCGGGGCTGGTGCGACGTCACCTACAA cttCCTGATCGGAGAAGATGGGCTTGTGTATGAGGGCCGGGGCTGGGACATTCAGGGCGCCCACGCAGGAGGAGGCTGGAACTCCAAGTCCATCGGCATCAGCTTCATGGGTAACTACATGG aTCGGGCACCCCCGCAACGAGCCCTCAGGGCCGCCCAGAGTCTGCTGGCTTGTGGAGTGGCTCGGGGCGCCCTGAGTCCCAACTATGAGGTCAAAGGACACCGGGACGTGCAGCAGACACTCTCTCCAGGTGACCAGCTCTATGAAATCATCCAGACTTGGCCACACTACCGATACTGA